A region of Geobacillus sp. 46C-IIa DNA encodes the following proteins:
- a CDS encoding DUF3397 domain-containing protein produces the protein MGDWLAPMLATFVTLPLLLFLLVYFGARLFGRRKRAAFYAAVNAATAFFIAAVYFLLTVLFGKSYFIHLLLFLLGLHAAIALGYWRKKGDFRLAAVFRLFWRASFLIFASLYAGLLAYGMVARVAANL, from the coding sequence ATGGGTGATTGGCTTGCGCCGATGCTGGCGACATTTGTGACGCTGCCGCTCTTGCTATTTTTGCTCGTCTATTTTGGAGCGCGCCTGTTTGGCAGGCGGAAGCGGGCGGCGTTTTACGCCGCGGTCAACGCCGCGACCGCGTTTTTCATCGCCGCGGTCTATTTTTTGCTGACTGTGTTGTTCGGAAAATCGTATTTTATTCATCTCCTTCTCTTTTTGCTTGGGCTGCACGCCGCTATCGCGCTCGGTTATTGGAGGAAAAAGGGAGATTTTCGCTTAGCGGCGGTGTTCCGTCTATTTTGGCGGGCGAGTTTTCTCATTTTTGCTTCCCTTTATGCCGGGTTGCTCGCATACGGCATGGTGGCGCGCGTCGCCGCCAACCTTTGA
- a CDS encoding stage V sporulation protein D codes for MRVSYVTVRKRLTIVFLIGIFIFAIIDLRLGYVQFWLGDMLAERAKGLWGRNIPFEPKRGEILDRNGVPLATNMSAPTVYIIPRQVKNPAEASEKLSAVLGASVESIYRQITQKTSIVRLKEGRKISDEKAANVRALDLDGVYIAEDTKRYYPFGSYLSHVLGFTGIDNQGLTGLELYYDKELSGERGSVQFYSDAKGRRMPDMADDYTPPTDGLDLVLTIDSRIQTIIERELDIAEAKYNPDGIIAIAMNPNTGEILAMASRPTFDPANYRNVPPEIYNRNLPIWSTYEPGSTFKIITLAAALEEEKVNLLKDHFFDPGYAKVAGATLRCWKKGGHGEQTFLEVVQNSCNPGFVALGERLGKETLFKYIKQFGFGEKTGIDLQGEGTGILFDLKRVGPVELATTAFGQGVSVTPIQQVAAVSAAINGGVLYTPYIAKEWVDPETGEIVRRSTPKAKRRVISEETSKQVRYALESVVAQGTGKKAYVEGYRVGGKTGTAQKAQGGRYLQNNHIVSFIGFAPADDPQLVVYVAVDNPKGTVQFGGTVAAPIVGKVMEDSLRAMNVKPRKDQLAKERDWNEPKVIEVPNLIGLTKNDLQEQLFDLKLDVSGEGNVVVEQSPEPGAKVKEGSTIRIYLAKNEAAEEQ; via the coding sequence ATGCGCGTGTCGTACGTTACCGTGCGCAAGCGGTTGACGATCGTGTTTTTGATCGGTATTTTCATCTTTGCGATTATCGATCTCCGTCTTGGCTACGTTCAATTTTGGCTCGGCGATATGTTAGCGGAACGGGCGAAAGGGCTATGGGGCCGGAACATCCCGTTTGAGCCGAAGCGCGGCGAAATTTTGGACCGCAACGGCGTCCCGCTGGCGACAAATATGAGCGCGCCGACAGTGTATATCATCCCCCGGCAAGTGAAAAATCCAGCGGAAGCGTCGGAAAAGCTGTCTGCTGTGTTGGGCGCTTCAGTCGAATCGATCTATAGGCAAATTACGCAAAAAACGTCGATCGTCCGCCTAAAGGAAGGACGGAAAATTTCTGATGAAAAGGCGGCGAACGTGCGCGCGCTCGATTTGGACGGGGTGTATATCGCCGAAGATACGAAGCGCTACTACCCGTTTGGCAGCTATTTGTCGCATGTGCTCGGCTTTACCGGCATTGACAATCAAGGGCTCACCGGACTTGAGCTGTATTATGACAAAGAACTAAGCGGCGAGCGCGGTTCGGTCCAATTTTATTCCGATGCAAAAGGACGGCGCATGCCTGATATGGCGGATGATTATACGCCGCCGACCGACGGCTTGGACTTAGTGCTGACCATTGACTCGCGCATCCAGACGATTATCGAACGGGAGCTTGATATCGCGGAGGCGAAATACAATCCGGACGGCATCATCGCCATCGCCATGAATCCGAATACGGGGGAAATTTTGGCGATGGCGAGCCGCCCGACCTTCGACCCGGCCAACTATCGCAACGTCCCTCCGGAAATTTACAACCGCAACTTGCCGATTTGGAGTACATATGAGCCAGGGTCAACGTTCAAAATCATTACGCTTGCGGCTGCTCTTGAGGAAGAGAAAGTGAATTTGCTCAAAGACCACTTTTTTGATCCAGGCTATGCCAAAGTAGCCGGCGCTACGCTGCGCTGCTGGAAAAAAGGCGGCCACGGAGAGCAAACGTTTTTAGAAGTCGTGCAAAACTCGTGCAACCCGGGGTTTGTGGCGCTGGGCGAACGGCTTGGAAAAGAAACGTTGTTTAAGTACATTAAGCAGTTCGGGTTTGGCGAGAAAACCGGCATCGACTTGCAAGGGGAAGGAACCGGAATTTTGTTTGATTTAAAACGGGTTGGGCCGGTTGAACTCGCGACGACCGCGTTCGGCCAAGGGGTGTCGGTGACGCCGATCCAGCAAGTCGCCGCCGTATCGGCTGCAATCAATGGCGGTGTGTTGTACACACCATACATTGCCAAGGAATGGGTCGACCCAGAAACGGGCGAAATCGTCCGCCGCAGTACGCCAAAAGCGAAACGGCGCGTTATTTCCGAGGAAACGTCGAAACAAGTCCGGTATGCGCTTGAGAGTGTCGTCGCCCAAGGAACAGGGAAAAAGGCGTATGTCGAAGGATACCGGGTCGGCGGAAAAACCGGGACGGCGCAAAAAGCGCAAGGCGGCCGCTATTTGCAAAACAACCATATCGTATCGTTCATCGGTTTCGCTCCGGCTGATGATCCGCAGCTTGTCGTATACGTCGCCGTTGACAATCCGAAAGGGACGGTTCAGTTTGGCGGCACGGTCGCCGCGCCGATCGTCGGCAAAGTGATGGAAGACAGCCTGCGCGCCATGAACGTGAAGCCGCGCAAAGATCAACTTGCTAAAGAGCGGGACTGGAACGAGCCAAAAGTGATCGAAGTGCCCAATTTAATTGGATTGACAAAAAATGATTTGCAAGAACAGCTTTTTGACTTAAAATTAGATGTTAGTGGCGAGGGAAATGTGGTCGTTGAACAATCCCCAGAGCCAGGGGCGAAAGTGAAAGAGGGATCGACGATTCGCATTTATTTGGCGAAAAACGAGGCGGCAGAGGAGCAGTAA
- the ftsL gene encoding cell division protein FtsL, with amino-acid sequence MNDLAVKVVREQKRPAAPPSPQPQRKRRFRLTLAEKLLIVSFLLFVFYVAVQFISSQVQIYELNKEVQKLETAIAEQKKENNDLYVEVQRLSAYERILEKAKELGLSLNENHVKVVQE; translated from the coding sequence GTGAACGATTTGGCAGTCAAAGTAGTGCGCGAGCAAAAGCGCCCGGCTGCACCGCCGAGCCCGCAGCCGCAGCGAAAACGGCGCTTTCGTCTTACGCTGGCTGAGAAGCTGTTGATTGTCTCGTTTTTGCTGTTTGTCTTTTATGTGGCGGTTCAGTTCATCTCAAGCCAAGTGCAAATTTACGAGCTGAATAAAGAAGTGCAAAAGTTGGAGACGGCCATTGCTGAACAAAAGAAGGAAAATAATGACCTGTATGTCGAAGTGCAGCGATTGAGCGCATATGAACGCATTTTGGAAAAGGCAAAGGAGCTCGGGCTTTCGCTTAACGAAAACCATGTGAAAGTCGTGCAGGAATGA
- a CDS encoding penicillin-binding protein, which translates to MEMKKHANTHRGAGVLFIVFGLLFFLLFARFVQLQWTGKADGHVLAAKAEQQHKQTRTIEAKRGTIFDRNGTILAQDVPSYTVVAILDPKMTTDPDHPRHVVDPEKTAEKLAPLLGMDVEDMERILTKKAKQVEFGSYGRNISFALKQKIEALDLPGIAFIRDTNRFYPNGTFASHVIGYAQKNAENETVGKMGVEKWLDRYLRETDGYVSFAGDVNGFRLPEAKERIVKPDNGANVYLTIDGKIQTFLEDAMNSVEKQYKPKKMIAIVADPKTGKILAMGTRPSFDPNKRDITNFLNDAISYPYEPGSTMKVFTLAAAINEGVYNGKETYRSGSYKVGPNIIRDHNDVGWGTITFNEGVQRSSNVAFSILVKEKLGEDRFLQYLHRFRFDRKTGIDLPNEAVGQIRYRYPIERITTGFGQGTSVTPIQQIQAATAIANGGKMMKPYVIEKVVDPDTGKVVLDHEPTVAGEPITAETARKVRDILETVVTSEHGTGRPYQIDGYRVAGKTGTAQIPSAAGGYLTGRENYIFSFLGMAPADDPRLVMYVAVQQPQLDVTETGAAPVSQIFTTVMKSSLQYLHIEPVEGKRPETKTTERRALDSLIGQTAVAAAEQLKEKGYVPVVIGSGKYVEQQLPSGGEHVLPGERVVLKTDGSATMPDLRGFSLRDAMKVANVLGLRPSTKGTGYVVSQNIRPGAEVREGDYLIVELAPPRQWEETAARKEKEAAERKDDEPHE; encoded by the coding sequence ATGGAAATGAAAAAGCATGCCAACACCCATCGGGGGGCAGGAGTTTTGTTTATCGTTTTCGGCCTGCTCTTTTTCCTGCTCTTTGCCCGTTTTGTCCAGCTTCAGTGGACCGGAAAAGCGGACGGCCATGTGTTGGCCGCGAAAGCCGAACAGCAGCATAAACAAACGCGGACGATCGAAGCGAAGCGCGGGACAATTTTTGACCGCAACGGCACCATTTTGGCGCAGGATGTGCCGTCGTACACGGTCGTGGCCATTTTGGATCCAAAGATGACGACCGACCCGGACCATCCGCGCCATGTTGTCGATCCGGAAAAAACGGCGGAAAAGCTTGCTCCGCTGCTTGGCATGGATGTCGAGGACATGGAGCGCATTTTAACGAAAAAGGCGAAGCAAGTCGAATTCGGCTCCTACGGACGCAATATCAGCTTTGCACTCAAACAAAAAATTGAGGCGCTCGATTTGCCGGGCATCGCTTTCATCCGCGATACAAACCGTTTTTATCCAAACGGCACGTTCGCTTCACATGTGATCGGCTACGCGCAAAAAAATGCGGAAAACGAAACAGTGGGCAAAATGGGAGTGGAAAAATGGCTCGATCGCTATTTGCGCGAAACGGACGGCTATGTATCATTTGCCGGCGATGTGAACGGCTTTCGCCTGCCGGAGGCAAAAGAACGGATCGTCAAGCCGGACAATGGAGCGAACGTCTATTTGACGATCGACGGAAAAATCCAAACGTTTTTAGAAGACGCCATGAACAGCGTCGAGAAGCAGTACAAACCGAAAAAAATGATCGCCATCGTCGCCGATCCGAAAACGGGAAAAATTTTAGCCATGGGGACCCGTCCAAGTTTTGATCCGAACAAGCGCGACATTACGAACTTTTTGAATGACGCCATTTCCTATCCGTACGAGCCGGGGTCGACGATGAAAGTGTTTACGCTCGCTGCGGCCATTAATGAAGGAGTATATAACGGCAAGGAAACGTACCGCTCCGGGTCGTACAAGGTCGGGCCCAACATCATTCGCGACCATAACGATGTCGGTTGGGGGACGATTACGTTTAATGAAGGGGTGCAGCGTTCATCGAATGTCGCCTTTTCCATTTTAGTGAAAGAAAAACTCGGCGAAGACCGGTTTTTGCAATATTTGCACCGTTTCCGTTTCGACCGGAAAACCGGCATCGACTTGCCGAACGAAGCGGTCGGGCAAATCCGCTACCGATATCCGATCGAACGGATTACGACCGGTTTTGGCCAAGGGACGTCGGTGACGCCGATTCAGCAAATTCAAGCGGCAACAGCGATCGCGAACGGTGGAAAAATGATGAAGCCGTACGTCATTGAAAAAGTGGTTGATCCGGACACCGGCAAAGTCGTTCTTGATCATGAGCCGACCGTAGCCGGTGAACCGATCACGGCGGAAACGGCGCGCAAAGTGCGCGACATTTTAGAAACGGTCGTCACCTCGGAACACGGCACCGGCCGCCCGTACCAAATTGATGGCTACCGTGTCGCCGGTAAAACCGGGACGGCGCAAATTCCGTCGGCCGCCGGCGGCTACTTGACCGGCCGGGAAAACTATATTTTCTCGTTTTTAGGCATGGCGCCAGCTGATGATCCGCGGCTCGTGATGTACGTGGCCGTCCAGCAGCCGCAGCTCGATGTCACCGAAACCGGGGCGGCGCCGGTGTCGCAAATTTTTACGACGGTGATGAAAAGCAGTCTGCAATATTTGCATATCGAGCCAGTAGAGGGGAAACGACCGGAAACGAAAACGACGGAGCGGCGCGCGCTTGACTCATTGATCGGCCAAACGGCCGTCGCGGCGGCGGAACAGCTGAAAGAAAAAGGATATGTGCCGGTCGTCATCGGCAGCGGCAAATATGTCGAACAGCAGCTTCCGAGCGGTGGGGAGCACGTTCTTCCGGGAGAGCGGGTCGTGCTGAAAACGGACGGATCGGCAACGATGCCCGATTTGCGCGGCTTTTCGCTGCGGGATGCCATGAAAGTGGCCAACGTGCTTGGGCTGCGGCCGAGCACGAAAGGAACCGGTTATGTCGTCAGCCAAAACATTCGTCCGGGAGCGGAAGTGCGCGAAGGGGATTATTTGATTGTCGAGTTGGCCCCGCCGCGCCAATGGGAAGAAACAGCGGCGAGGAAAGAAAAAGAGGCGGCTGAACGGAAAGACGACGAGCCGCACGAATGA
- a CDS encoding UDP-N-acetylmuramoyl-L-alanyl-D-glutamate--2,6-diaminopimelate ligase — protein MKLQTLLSRLPGFWVHRGGNPDIVALEMDSRHVTPGSLFFCVKGFTVDGHNFAEQAVARGAVAIVAERPLSVNVPVVLVPDSRRAMAILADAFYGQPTHHLHLIGVTGTNGKTTTTHIIEQVARKAGKKTGLIGTVGTKIGDRSYPAVNTTPESLVLQRTFKQMVDEGVEFAAMEVSSHALHQGRVHGCDYDVAVFTNLTQDHLDYHGTMEEYRNAKGLLFAQLGNRYDERRPKFAVLNHDDPVSQYYKHMTAAPIITYGIKEKSDVMAEQIQMTSGGMAFQLRTPHGTAAVETKLVGLFNVYNLLAAAAACLASGFSLATIAAALADAAPVPGRFETVDEGQNFTIIVDYAHTPDSVENALKTVRQFAKRNVYVVIGCGGDRDRTKRPLMAQAAVRYADVAIFTSDNPRSEDPKQILRDMEAGVSAGDGTYVTIPDREEAIRYAIGQAQEGDVVLIAGKGHETYQIIGDDVIDFDDRAVARAAVKERR, from the coding sequence ATGAAATTACAAACGCTGCTGTCACGCTTGCCCGGCTTTTGGGTGCACCGCGGGGGCAACCCGGACATCGTTGCGCTGGAGATGGACTCGCGTCATGTCACGCCCGGTTCGCTCTTTTTTTGTGTGAAAGGATTTACCGTGGACGGGCACAACTTCGCCGAACAGGCGGTGGCGCGCGGGGCGGTGGCGATTGTCGCTGAGCGTCCGCTCTCAGTGAACGTGCCGGTCGTCCTTGTGCCAGACAGCCGGCGGGCGATGGCGATTTTAGCGGATGCGTTTTACGGGCAGCCGACCCACCATCTCCATTTAATCGGGGTGACGGGCACAAACGGCAAAACGACGACGACTCATATCATTGAGCAGGTTGCCAGAAAGGCCGGCAAGAAAACCGGCCTCATCGGCACGGTCGGGACGAAAATCGGCGACCGTTCCTACCCGGCGGTGAATACGACGCCGGAGTCGCTCGTTTTGCAGCGCACATTTAAACAAATGGTCGACGAAGGTGTGGAGTTTGCAGCCATGGAAGTGTCATCGCATGCCCTTCACCAAGGACGGGTGCACGGCTGCGATTACGATGTCGCCGTGTTTACGAACTTGACGCAAGACCATTTAGACTATCACGGGACAATGGAAGAATATCGGAACGCCAAAGGGCTCTTGTTTGCCCAGCTTGGCAACCGCTATGACGAGCGGCGGCCAAAATTTGCCGTTCTCAATCATGATGACCCCGTTTCACAATATTATAAACATATGACGGCTGCACCGATCATCACGTACGGCATAAAGGAAAAAAGCGATGTGATGGCAGAGCAGATCCAAATGACTTCCGGCGGCATGGCGTTTCAACTGCGCACCCCGCACGGAACGGCGGCGGTCGAAACGAAGCTGGTCGGCTTGTTTAACGTCTATAACCTCCTCGCTGCCGCGGCCGCTTGCCTTGCCTCCGGCTTTTCGCTTGCGACGATTGCCGCAGCGCTCGCTGATGCCGCGCCGGTGCCGGGGCGGTTTGAAACGGTTGATGAAGGGCAAAATTTTACTATTATCGTCGACTATGCCCATACCCCGGATAGCGTGGAAAACGCGCTGAAAACAGTGCGACAGTTTGCGAAGCGGAACGTGTATGTTGTGATCGGTTGCGGCGGCGACCGCGACCGGACAAAGCGGCCGCTCATGGCGCAAGCGGCGGTGCGTTATGCGGATGTTGCCATTTTTACCTCCGACAATCCGCGCTCGGAAGACCCGAAGCAAATTTTGCGCGATATGGAGGCCGGCGTCAGCGCCGGGGATGGGACGTATGTGACCATTCCGGACCGCGAAGAGGCGATCCGGTACGCCATTGGGCAGGCGCAAGAAGGGGATGTCGTGTTAATCGCCGGCAAAGGGCATGAAACGTATCAAATTATCGGCGACGATGTGATCGACTTTGACGATCGCGCCGTCGCCCGAGCGGCGGTGAAGGAGAGAAGATGA
- the rsmH gene encoding 16S rRNA (cytosine(1402)-N(4))-methyltransferase RsmH produces the protein MFQHTTVLLKEAVDGLNVRPDGVYVDCTLGGGGHSEYLLSRLSKQGKLFAFDQDETAILHARERLARYGEQVQFINRNFRFLREELLALGTDTVDGILFDLGVSSPQLDEPERGFSYQHDAPLDMRMDRKQRLTAAEIVNRWSYEDLVRIFFRYGEEKFSKQVARKIEEVRRERPIETTGELVEVIKAAIPAPARRSGGHPAKRIFQALRIAVNDELEAFREALEQAIELLAPGGRVSVITFHSLEDRICKETFKKASESPPLPPGLPVLPDDYRPVLKIITKKPIVPSAEELERNNRARSAKLRIAEKR, from the coding sequence GTGTTTCAACATACAACCGTGTTGTTAAAGGAAGCGGTCGATGGGCTGAACGTCCGTCCAGACGGCGTCTATGTCGATTGCACGTTAGGCGGCGGCGGCCATAGCGAATATTTGCTCTCCCGTCTCTCGAAACAAGGGAAACTGTTTGCTTTTGACCAAGACGAGACCGCCATTTTGCACGCGCGCGAGCGGCTTGCCCGCTACGGCGAACAAGTGCAGTTTATAAACCGGAACTTCCGGTTTTTGCGCGAGGAGCTTTTGGCCCTTGGCACCGATACTGTTGACGGCATATTGTTTGATTTAGGCGTTTCTTCGCCGCAGCTCGACGAGCCGGAGCGCGGCTTCAGCTATCAGCATGATGCGCCGCTTGACATGCGGATGGACCGCAAACAGCGGCTTACGGCGGCGGAGATCGTCAACCGCTGGTCATACGAGGATCTTGTCCGCATTTTTTTCCGCTACGGTGAGGAAAAGTTTTCAAAGCAGGTGGCGCGCAAAATTGAGGAGGTGCGCCGTGAAAGGCCGATCGAAACGACCGGGGAGCTCGTTGAGGTGATCAAAGCGGCGATTCCGGCGCCGGCGCGACGCAGCGGCGGACACCCGGCCAAGCGCATTTTCCAAGCGCTCCGCATCGCCGTCAACGATGAACTCGAGGCGTTTCGCGAGGCGCTCGAGCAGGCGATTGAATTGTTGGCGCCGGGCGGGCGGGTGAGCGTCATTACGTTTCATTCGCTCGAAGACCGCATTTGCAAAGAAACGTTTAAAAAAGCAAGCGAGAGCCCGCCATTGCCTCCGGGGCTTCCGGTTCTCCCCGATGACTACCGCCCCGTGCTGAAAATCATTACAAAAAAACCGATCGTTCCTTCTGCCGAGGAGCTGGAGCGAAACAACCGCGCCCGTTCGGCAAAGCTCCGCATCGCTGAAAAACGGTGA
- the bshC gene encoding bacillithiol biosynthesis cysteine-adding enzyme BshC, with product MEVREVPLPAATKLAADYITGAFPAEKGFAYARADDEAFRRRLSHLQGRTYDRRGLADYLDAYHRRFSASAATMNNIDKLRDENSVVIVGGQQAGLLTGPLYTIYKIVTIIQLAKEQEQKLGVPVVPLFWIAGEDHDIAEVDHVYIVEGGEVKKAVYPHRRKERRMAADVPLDRQLADEWIERVVKTYGETDVTNELLSFLAACLDDSRTFVDFFAAIVLRLFADDGLVVLNAGDAAVRPLERCFFAALVDRHRDVTSAVLSQQGALRALGYAPLIEIAPDAANLFYYDGHERSLLHYDEESGLFRNKAGSVILTKQQLLKLAETKPVCLSNNVVTRPLMQEYLLPTLAFVAGPGEIAYWAELKEVFPLFRMEMPPVVPRLQATIVSRSLQTDLADIGLEADEVLSGRLEEAKQQWLKATAEAPLAEAFAKAKDDIEAAHRPLRELGMEIDRGLEGLVAKNAAIIQAQIEFLQQTLERALLRKHEAEWRKFWRVETALRPSGAPQERVWNVFYYVNRYGFDFVEKLLAIRHPENGMHKIVYI from the coding sequence ATGGAAGTTCGCGAGGTTCCGCTGCCGGCGGCAACGAAGCTGGCTGCTGATTACATAACCGGTGCATTCCCGGCTGAGAAAGGGTTTGCCTATGCCCGGGCGGATGATGAGGCGTTTCGCCGGCGATTGTCCCACTTGCAAGGAAGGACGTATGACCGCCGTGGGCTGGCTGATTACTTAGACGCCTATCACCGCCGGTTTTCGGCCAGCGCGGCAACAATGAACAATATCGACAAGCTGCGCGATGAAAACAGCGTTGTCATCGTCGGCGGGCAGCAAGCCGGACTATTGACCGGACCGCTTTATACGATTTATAAAATCGTTACGATCATTCAGCTGGCCAAAGAGCAGGAGCAAAAACTCGGTGTACCGGTTGTGCCGCTGTTTTGGATCGCCGGCGAAGACCATGACATCGCCGAAGTCGACCATGTATATATCGTCGAGGGCGGCGAAGTCAAAAAAGCGGTGTACCCGCACAGGCGGAAAGAAAGGCGGATGGCGGCCGATGTCCCGCTCGATCGTCAGCTTGCTGATGAGTGGATTGAGCGCGTCGTCAAAACATATGGGGAAACGGACGTGACGAATGAACTGCTCTCATTTCTAGCGGCGTGCTTGGACGATTCCCGCACGTTTGTCGACTTTTTTGCCGCTATTGTTCTGCGCTTGTTTGCCGATGACGGCCTAGTCGTCCTCAATGCCGGCGATGCGGCGGTGCGCCCGCTCGAGCGCTGTTTCTTCGCCGCGCTCGTTGACCGCCATCGCGATGTGACGTCAGCCGTGCTGTCTCAGCAAGGGGCGCTGCGTGCGCTCGGATATGCACCGCTCATTGAGATCGCGCCGGATGCGGCCAACTTGTTTTATTACGACGGCCATGAGCGCTCTCTTTTGCACTATGATGAGGAGAGCGGCCTGTTTCGCAATAAAGCAGGGAGCGTCATTTTGACGAAGCAACAGCTGCTCAAGCTCGCTGAAACGAAGCCGGTCTGTTTAAGCAACAATGTTGTCACCCGTCCGCTTATGCAAGAATATTTGCTGCCGACGCTCGCTTTTGTTGCCGGTCCTGGGGAGATCGCCTATTGGGCGGAGTTGAAAGAGGTGTTCCCGCTGTTTAGGATGGAAATGCCGCCAGTGGTGCCGCGTTTGCAGGCGACGATCGTCAGCCGTTCGCTGCAGACCGACCTGGCCGATATCGGTCTTGAGGCGGATGAGGTACTGTCCGGGCGCCTTGAGGAGGCCAAGCAGCAATGGCTCAAGGCAACGGCCGAAGCCCCGCTGGCGGAGGCGTTTGCCAAAGCGAAAGACGACATTGAAGCGGCGCATCGGCCGCTGCGCGAGCTCGGCATGGAAATTGACCGCGGATTAGAAGGATTGGTGGCGAAAAATGCCGCCATCATTCAGGCACAAATCGAGTTTCTTCAGCAAACGTTGGAGCGGGCGCTGTTGCGCAAACATGAGGCCGAGTGGCGGAAATTTTGGCGTGTGGAAACGGCGCTGCGCCCAAGCGGTGCGCCCCAAGAGCGGGTTTGGAACGTGTTTTACTACGTGAACCGTTACGGATTTGATTTTGTAGAAAAACTTTTGGCCATCCGCCATCCGGAAAACGGAATGCACAAAATTGTATATATATAA
- the mraY gene encoding phospho-N-acetylmuramoyl-pentapeptide-transferase — translation MPEQLIVIAMAVSFLVTVILSPLFIPFLRRLKFGQSIREEGPKSHQKKSGTPTMGGIMILLSIVATTVWMTAKFAALSAGTYLLLLVTVGYGVLGFLDDMIKVVMKRNLGLTSRQKFVGQLIIAVIFFFVYRQSGFSTALHIPGTDWSFDLGWAYGVLLLLMLVGGSNAVNLTDGLDGLLAGTAAIAFGAYAVLAWNQGQYDVAVFCVAVVGAVLGFLVFNAHPAKVFMGDTGSLALGGAIAAVAVLTKLELLLVVIGGVFVIETLSVIIQVASFKMTGKRVFRMSPLHHHYELIGWSEWRIVVTFWAVGLLFAMLGIYIEVWI, via the coding sequence ATGCCAGAGCAACTAATCGTCATTGCGATGGCGGTCTCTTTTTTGGTCACGGTCATTTTGTCGCCGCTGTTCATCCCGTTTTTGCGACGGTTAAAATTTGGGCAAAGCATCCGCGAGGAAGGACCGAAGTCGCATCAAAAAAAATCGGGCACTCCGACGATGGGCGGCATCATGATTTTGCTTTCCATCGTCGCAACGACTGTATGGATGACGGCGAAATTCGCCGCTCTTTCAGCGGGAACGTATTTATTGCTGCTGGTTACGGTCGGCTACGGGGTGCTCGGCTTTTTGGACGACATGATTAAAGTCGTGATGAAGCGAAATCTTGGGCTGACAAGCCGGCAAAAATTTGTCGGCCAACTCATCATCGCGGTCATTTTCTTTTTTGTCTATCGACAAAGCGGCTTTTCGACGGCGCTACATATTCCCGGCACCGACTGGTCGTTTGACCTCGGTTGGGCGTACGGGGTGCTGCTGTTGCTCATGCTCGTCGGCGGCTCGAACGCTGTCAACTTGACCGATGGGCTTGACGGGCTGCTCGCTGGGACGGCGGCGATCGCCTTTGGCGCTTACGCCGTCTTGGCTTGGAACCAAGGCCAGTACGACGTCGCCGTATTTTGTGTGGCTGTTGTCGGCGCCGTGCTCGGCTTTTTAGTGTTTAACGCCCACCCGGCGAAAGTGTTTATGGGTGATACCGGTTCACTGGCGCTCGGCGGGGCGATTGCGGCCGTCGCTGTCTTAACGAAGCTTGAGCTGCTGCTTGTCGTGATCGGCGGCGTGTTTGTCATTGAGACGCTGTCGGTCATCATTCAAGTCGCCTCATTCAAAATGACGGGCAAGCGCGTCTTTCGCATGAGTCCGCTCCACCACCACTACGAGCTCATCGGCTGGTCGGAATGGCGCATTGTCGTCACGTTTTGGGCCGTCGGCCTTTTATTCGCAATGCTAGGAATTTATATCGAGGTGTGGATTTAA